A genomic segment from Sphingopyxis sp. DBS4 encodes:
- a CDS encoding prolyl oligopeptidase family protein — MPRTPFRAPLALALLMTAPGAAHAADTSSAAAPAPAFAYPATARGDTVDPQFGVDVADPYRWLEDDVRVNPKVAAWVAAENKVTDAYLATLPGRESFKERMTELYNYERFGLPRKAGSRYFYSRNDGLQPQSVLFVRDGLKGEGRVLIDPNGWAKDGATALAEWEPSEDGTHLLYSVQDGGTDWRIVRVKDVATGEDTGDEIRWVKFSGLAWAKDGSGFYYSRFPEPKEGEAFQSLNENHAVYFHRLGTAQSADTLIHATPDKPKLNNSAQVTDDGKYLLVTGSEGTDERYALTLYPIGKKGAGKPIALVDDYANNWEYVANEGTRFTFLTNKDAPRQRLVSLDIRKPGELTELVAQNEATLVGASRVGDRIILSYLGDAKSEAEMVGLDGQPISAIHLADIGSAAGFGGNPKDPETFYAFSSFATPTTIYRLDTVTGKSEVFAAPKLTFDPKQFSVEQRFYKSKDGTEVPMFVVMKKGLDRSKGSPTLLYGYGGFNVSMTPGFSPTKLAWMDAGGVYVVANLRGGGEYGKAWHDAGRLDKKQNVFDDFIAAGEYLIGEGITGKGQLAIEGGSNGGLLIGAVTNQRPDLFAAALPAVGVMDMLRFDRFTAGRYWVDDYGYPSKEADFRNLLAYSPYHNIRGGTAYPAILVTTADTDDRVVPGHSFKYTAALQHADIGPKPHLIRIETRAGHGSGKPTDKIIAEAADKYAFAAKWTGLAVE, encoded by the coding sequence ATGCCCCGTACCCCTTTTCGCGCGCCGCTGGCGCTGGCCCTGCTGATGACCGCCCCCGGAGCCGCCCACGCAGCCGATACCTCATCCGCCGCCGCACCCGCACCCGCGTTCGCCTATCCCGCGACCGCGCGCGGCGACACGGTCGATCCGCAGTTCGGCGTCGATGTGGCCGACCCCTATCGCTGGCTGGAAGACGATGTCCGCGTCAACCCCAAGGTCGCCGCGTGGGTCGCGGCCGAAAACAAGGTCACCGATGCCTATCTGGCAACGCTGCCGGGGCGCGAGAGCTTCAAGGAGAGGATGACCGAGCTCTATAATTACGAGCGCTTCGGCCTGCCGCGCAAGGCGGGATCGCGCTATTTCTACAGCCGCAACGACGGGTTGCAGCCGCAATCGGTGCTGTTCGTCCGCGACGGGCTGAAGGGCGAGGGCCGGGTGCTGATCGATCCCAACGGCTGGGCGAAGGACGGCGCCACCGCGCTCGCCGAATGGGAGCCGTCGGAGGACGGCACGCACCTGCTCTATTCGGTGCAGGACGGCGGCACCGACTGGCGCATCGTCCGCGTCAAGGACGTCGCGACCGGCGAGGATACCGGCGACGAGATCCGCTGGGTGAAATTCTCGGGGCTCGCCTGGGCGAAGGACGGCAGCGGCTTTTACTATTCGCGCTTCCCCGAACCGAAGGAAGGCGAGGCTTTTCAGTCGCTCAACGAAAATCACGCGGTCTATTTCCACCGCCTCGGCACCGCGCAGAGCGCCGACACGCTGATCCACGCGACCCCCGACAAGCCGAAGCTCAACAACAGCGCGCAAGTGACCGACGACGGCAAATATCTGCTCGTCACCGGGTCCGAGGGCACCGACGAACGCTATGCGCTGACCCTGTATCCGATCGGCAAGAAGGGTGCGGGCAAGCCGATCGCGCTCGTCGACGATTATGCGAACAATTGGGAATATGTCGCCAACGAAGGCACGCGCTTCACCTTCCTGACCAACAAGGACGCACCGCGTCAGCGGCTCGTGTCGCTCGATATCCGCAAACCCGGCGAACTCACCGAACTGGTTGCGCAGAATGAGGCGACGTTGGTCGGCGCCTCGCGCGTCGGCGATCGCATCATCCTGTCCTATCTCGGCGATGCGAAGTCGGAGGCCGAGATGGTCGGGCTCGACGGCCAGCCGATCTCGGCCATCCACCTCGCCGATATCGGGTCGGCGGCGGGCTTTGGCGGCAATCCGAAGGACCCCGAAACCTTCTATGCCTTTTCGAGCTTCGCGACCCCGACGACGATCTATCGCCTCGATACCGTCACCGGGAAAAGCGAGGTGTTCGCCGCACCCAAGCTGACTTTCGACCCCAAGCAATTCTCGGTCGAGCAGCGCTTCTACAAGTCGAAAGACGGCACCGAGGTGCCGATGTTCGTCGTCATGAAAAAGGGCCTCGATCGCTCGAAAGGCTCGCCGACCCTGCTCTATGGTTATGGCGGCTTCAATGTGTCGATGACCCCCGGTTTCTCCCCCACCAAGCTCGCGTGGATGGACGCGGGCGGAGTCTATGTCGTCGCGAATCTGCGCGGCGGCGGCGAATATGGCAAGGCGTGGCACGACGCCGGCCGCCTCGACAAGAAGCAGAATGTCTTCGACGATTTCATCGCCGCGGGCGAATATCTGATCGGCGAAGGGATCACCGGCAAAGGCCAGCTCGCGATCGAGGGCGGGTCGAACGGCGGCCTGCTGATCGGTGCGGTCACCAACCAGCGCCCCGACCTGTTCGCCGCGGCGCTGCCCGCCGTCGGCGTGATGGACATGCTGCGCTTCGACCGCTTCACCGCGGGGCGCTACTGGGTCGACGATTATGGCTATCCGTCGAAGGAAGCCGATTTCCGCAACCTCCTGGCCTATTCGCCCTATCACAATATCAGGGGCGGCACGGCCTATCCGGCGATCCTCGTCACCACCGCCGACACCGACGACCGCGTCGTGCCGGGTCACAGCTTCAAATATACCGCCGCGTTGCAGCACGCGGACATCGGTCCCAAACCGCACCTGATCCGCATCGAGACGCGCGCCGGCCACGGATCGGGCAAGCCGACCGACAAGATCATTGCCGAAGCGGCCGACAAATACGCCTTTGCCGCGAAATGGACCGGATTGGCGGTCGAATAG
- a CDS encoding GAF domain-containing protein has protein sequence MSYALSFTATDPAALWAEAADAAAALVAGEPDGIANMANVAALIWQAIPDLNWAGFYRFDGTELVLGPFQGKAACIRIALDKGVCGAAARLRETQRVEDVFAFPGHIACDADSRSELVVPIVVEGRLIGVLDLDSPHPSRFTAEDQAGAEALVARIAPALAP, from the coding sequence ATGTCCTATGCCCTGTCGTTCACCGCCACCGATCCTGCCGCACTCTGGGCCGAGGCCGCCGACGCCGCCGCCGCTCTCGTCGCCGGCGAGCCCGACGGCATCGCGAACATGGCGAATGTCGCGGCGCTGATCTGGCAGGCGATCCCCGATCTCAACTGGGCGGGCTTCTATCGCTTCGACGGCACCGAACTCGTCCTCGGCCCCTTTCAGGGCAAGGCCGCATGCATCCGCATCGCGCTCGACAAGGGCGTTTGCGGCGCCGCGGCGCGGCTTCGCGAAACCCAGCGCGTCGAGGATGTCTTCGCCTTTCCCGGCCATATCGCCTGCGACGCCGACAGCCGCAGCGAACTCGTCGTGCCGATCGTCGTCGAGGGCCGGCTGATCGGCGTGCTCGACCTCGACAGTCCGCACCCATCGCGTTTCACCGCCGAGGATCAGGCGGGGGCCGAGGCGCTCGTCGCACGGATTGCGCCCGCGCTCGCTCCCTGA
- a CDS encoding DUF4282 domain-containing protein, which yields MNGFEIGDLFKFDKMVAPTVLKIVYWLGLIGIALACLMSIIGAISMMSYSAATGLGTLILSIIALAFGALVWRIVIEIYMVIFSINDRLGEIRDRLPPK from the coding sequence ATGAACGGTTTTGAAATCGGTGATCTTTTCAAGTTCGACAAGATGGTCGCACCGACGGTGCTGAAGATCGTCTATTGGCTGGGGCTGATCGGTATCGCGCTGGCCTGCCTCATGTCGATTATCGGCGCCATCTCGATGATGTCCTATTCGGCGGCCACCGGTCTCGGCACGCTGATTCTGTCGATCATCGCGCTCGCGTTCGGTGCGCTGGTCTGGCGCATCGTCATCGAGATTTACATGGTGATCTTCAGCATCAACGACCGGCTGGGCGAGATCCGCGACCGCCTGCCTCCCAAATAA